tgtcaaatgaataaataaaatcttaaaaaataaaataaaataaaataaaatagcatatataGCTACATACGTATTTTAGGATATAAGATTTCACTCTTAGTATTGCTTTGCCTCGTTGACTATTTTTGATAATTAGTTTTATatcttttctatgtattttaggGTTTCCATTAAACTGATGtaaaattttgtgttcttttatatgaaaaataaacatttacaaaaaatagctttctttatacttttcttgttgataattttttaattcaagtaatTATTTAATCCCTGTTATGTTCAGACACtagtattttgcttttgttgttaatAACGCAGGTATCCTGCTTTTATTGTTAATTTACTAAATTTCAGGCATTGTTCCAAGTCCTTTATTTGTATCAACTCAATAGCTAAGAGCCAACAACTCAACAGTCTTGTGAGGTACAAGTGTTATCACCTTCATCTTGATGATGAGAACACCAAGGAAAACAGATTACGTTACTTGCGCAAGAGCACACAACTACTAGGTCATTCAGCTAGCATACCAACCCAGGCACTACATCTCTTGACCTTGAGATTTTAATCTCTTTACTATTCTTTAGTAAGTTTACAATGACTAACAAGCCAAATTGCCTATTCCTGGTGAATTTACAGCTTAGTGGGGGATGAGCCATAGGTAATTTCCACTTTTGTATGATAAATGCATAGACTATTTATCccagcaggggtgcctggtggctctttcagttaagcacctgccttcagctcaggtcacgatcctggatccagccctgcgctgggctccctgctcaccaggaagccttcttctccctctccccctgcttgtgctgtcactatgtcaaataaataaaatcttaaaacaacaaaccaaaacactATCCCTAGCATCCACTAGAGTACATGAGATTAGAATAGAAACTAAATGTTTTAGTTCAGTACTTCTTATCCAGTGTTTGGTACTGTATGGCACAAtaagtatttgtggaataaaaGGGAAACAGAGCCTAGAAGCGAAGACATAATTGAGTTGCTCTAGATGGAGATCAAGAAAGCCTTGCTGGAGTTAGTGATAGTTTGAGAACTGAGGGTTAAATAGAATTTGGCCAAATCAAGAGGAAAATGTTCTTTCTACATGTGGACTGAAAATAAGCGAGAGAATGTGGTGAGATGAGGCTGAAAGGTAATCGGGGCATAAtcttgtgtctttttaaaacttaGTCCTGAAAGCAATTTTGTAccattgaagggttttaagcatgGGAATGACATGATGAAATTTAATCTTAGGAAGATCACTTTGATGGCCAAGTCAAAAACCGAAATGagatggtaagaaaaaaaatttatacacatacaACCAGTTAGAAAGTATTGCCATTTGCTAGGCAAGAGATAATAATGACTTGAACTAGGACAGTGGCAGGGGGATGAAGTAGTGATTGAAGAGCTATTTGGGAAAGTAGACTCAGTAGTCCAAGGGTGAGTAGTCAAAGGTTATGGCCTAAGCTTCTAGCTTCATTACCTGGGATGGGTGGTAGGGCCATTTATTTGCACTTAGTCATAAAATGAGGAAGAGCAGGTTttcaaggaagaggaggaaatgagaggaGTTCCATTTTGAACATTTGGAGTTGAGTTGCCTGAGGGATACTTATAAGGGTTTCCAGTACACAGGAGAATATACTAAATCTGAACTCTGAAAGCATCAGGCTTAGAAATAaggatttgggggcgcctgggtagcacagttgttaagtgtctgctttcggctcagggcgtgatcccagcgttatgggatcgagccccacatcaggctcctccgctgtgagcctgcttcttcctctcccactccccctgcttgtgttccctctctcgctggctgtttctatcctgtcgaataaataaataaaatctttaaaaaaagaaaagaaaacttgcttCTTTATAATAATTTGCAAACATCAAGAGATAATCCAAAATTTTGACACTGAGAGAAACCTGAAGCCTCCATGTCCTGTACTGAAATCTTAGTAGTCTGACATTTTGGTAAAAGAGAAATGATCCaataatgtgaaagaaaaatgaagtcttgTGAGATCTCCAAACATTAACATGTATGATTTTAAACTTGAGAGGTctgtacaattttaaaatttcaccacTGCTATTTCCTGTCAAATACAAAATTAAGGTGGACTAATGTTTGCTTCATGAGGCCAATTCTCAAACCAACCTTTAATCCCAACCTGTCAGAGGTGAATTGCATGCAACTCTgcatttggtaatttttttcagttttcaaaaatagcTCAGGTGGAAAGGCATTGGATTAGAATCTTAAGAACATATGAAAattgttaggggtgcctgggtggcacagcggttaagcgcctgcctttggctcagggcgtgatcccagcgttctgggatcgagccccacatcaggctcttcagctatgagcctgcttcttcctctcccactccccctgcttgtgttccctctctcgctggctgtctttatctctgtcaaataaataaataaaatctttaaaaaaaaaaaaaaaaaaagaaaattgttaaagaaaatttgaaatatcCCACTGTAGCGATGACTTCCTTTTGAACAGTTTTGAGTAACTGGCATGGACATAACCACCTCAGTTCTGAGAATACTATTAAATAATGGATGGAATTGAAgtggaaaatatttagaaatgtaatCAATCCAAACCAATGGGTTGGTTCAGTGAATAGTACTTGATATGATAGCCTTTGTTTCTACTGTATTAACCAGATGAAtgtagttcttaaaaaaaaaaaaaggtaaaaatagaccTTCATGTACAAAACTTAGGACAGTTTAGGTAGGTTCTGTACCTAGTATTTCTTAACCTGCAAATGAATCAGGTGGGTTGGAAACTTAAGGCACAGATATGACATTTCCCAATTTCTGTGACCCTACTGTGTTTTCTTAAAACCCAACATAACTGCTTCTTTCCCTTTAAACAGGATCAAATCACTGTTATTAAACCCCAAGAAACCACCTCACAAGAGGATCTGATATCCACTACCCCTAAAAAAGCAAGACACATAATGAGGTGAAAATTAGtagcttttatttattgtgttaaaACAGCTTTATGAAATGATTTGCAACCCTACATATATAAGAATGCTTTGAATAGCTGGGAAAATAGCTTCATGGGAAAACACGTAAACTAGCTTCACTGCCTGCACACTAGACTCTGCTTACTGATCTCAGATGGCATcacagagaagcagcagccacTTATGGCAAATGGAGAAACAGCAGCGAAGTCCTGTGGTGAAGCTGTGATTACTAAGGTTGAACTGTTTATTCCACTAATCCTACAATTTTCCTACAGTCACTTATCTGTCTATACATTCCTACTTCCTACAGGATAAACAGCAAAGTGGTTCTGACAGAAAATTAGATAGCAATTCACATGTATATTTGTAAGACACATTCAGTAGAACACAGTGGAGAAAATGAGAACTACTGCACAGTTGTATCTAGTCCAGGTGATGAAGCCAAAATTCTTCTTTCAATGCTGAGCAGTCTAAGGAATGAAATTAAGTATGAGAGCTCATCTCACTTTCTCACTTCTCTAGGAGTGATTCTAGCTCTTCTTGCAAAGAACTGAGCTGCTCCTTTTCTCGGTCTTCCTTTTGTTTGAGTTCATCCAGCACAGCCTGAAACCTGTTCTTGAGAGCCAGGTTTTCCACTTTCATAATGAGATCCTCCTGGCGTTTTGCTCTATCCTGGGTCTCTTGGAGTTTGCCTTTCATATTATCAATCTGTTTCTGAATTCCCATAACCAGCTGATTGGTTCCCTCATTTTCTTGGTGCTGTTCATCTGATTCATTCAGCTTGTCCTGTAGCTGTCTTTCCAGATCTTCCTCAGTGTCGATGATGTTTATATCTTCTTCATCTTGATGCTGAGTCTCATCCTCATCTTCACTGCTGCTGCTGAGGTCATTGAATATCTCCCGAAGCTCATCATGCTCTAATGAGTCATGGCCCTGCCTGTGACCAGACATTCCTGGAGAAGAGACATCAAGgccttgattttctgtttcttttgtttcatctTCAGCAATTATCTCCCAACGAGTACTCACAGCTTCAGCATCTGTACTCAGCAACCGCTTCACTTCCTTCTCCACATCTGGAGATTCAATATACTTCTTCTTTGCTGTCTTCCGGAACCTCCTCTTTCTGACATTTTTTAGAGGCAGAGTAATTCCATGGTTCCATATAaactttttctctttgtccttatcctttttcttgcttgctttggGATCAGTAGTAGCAACTGGTTCCTCCACAGGAGGATAGAGATCACCATCAACTGTGGAGACAAGCATCTGACATATATCAGCTGTCTTGTAAAACGTTTTTTTATCAATGGTTTTCAAGCTTTCCATGACACACGGCAGATCTACCAATTTTGAGGCCAGTGGGACCCGATCCACTCTGACGATTCCGTGACGTCCATCAGGGTGTAACTCAATTGTCAGTCTGTCCTTCAGGTTGACATGACCAGACTGTACTGCCCGCCTCACAGTAGAGGCATATTCCGGAGGGAGCCGTAAGATAAACTGGCTCTCTAGCTCGTGAGGAGCATCATCTTTGCTCTTActcatctttatttctttgagactCACTTCTCTAACAACCACTTGTTGCTCTAAAAGTTCCAGCTATTGCCAACAGTTAGAAAGACCAGTCTGTTACGAAATGAAATCCTTAATTACAAAAGGCTTTAAGCAGAACAGGAGCTAAGCGTCTATTTTGTCTTAGTTTTGAATTAAGGCCCAAGTCTTTAGAAATATGTTGTGACTGAATACCAGTCGTTAGGGACACTAATGAGTTAGGTCCACTTAAATCTATTAGCTGCAATGCAAGTTCCGACCTCTAGATGCCGCTGCCGGACAATGCAGACGGAGCTAGCTAGCAGGAAAGCAAATGGCGGCTTCTGCGGAATGATTTTCGACACAAAAAGAAAGGCCCAGCAGACACTCCCAATCCACAATCTCTCCCGGAACAAAGGTATTTAAAAAGCAGGACTCAGTGAGCTTTCTTCGCCTTGGGTACTTACAATCCGGTGACGATTATAAACCCAGCTTCTCCGAACAAGAGCGAGCGGAAAAGAAAGCCACTCCGAGCAAGGCGGCCGGGAGCCGAGCGTCTCcttctttattcctttgttcTTCCCGGGTCTTAGGAAAGTGATCCGCTACCGATTATCAACGAAATGCCGAGGACGGGCAGTGCGAGATCTCGCCGAGATCCGCAGCTTGCAGCGCCAGACTCCGCAGCTCCGCAGCTCTCACTCCGGAACTGCAGACCCAGCGGAGAAGAAAGCACTACGTCACACCGCCGGGCGGGAAAAGCGGCTATGAGTGACAGCACGAGTAAAGCGGAAGTGCGGGGGTGTCCCAGCGCGCGCAGGCGCAATCACGGTATCCGGGGACTTGTCCTCTCGCGTGAATTTGACTTAACGCGAGAAAAAGATAATGTTTCTTAAAGAGCTattggtttgaaaatatttaaaggcaATGCTTGCGCGAAAGACGTGAACTCCGGAGTTCACCTTTCCTGCTCCGCTAAGCCAGAACTTTTACCGGTCGCCGTGGGTTCGGATAGCTCCTAGGCTTCTGAGTGATTGCCGGAGATAGGGCACCCGTGCGGAAAGCGTCTTTGCCTTTGGAAACATCTCGGATGCTCCCCACGGTATATCCAAATCTGGAGCAGATACAAGAAAGTATAGT
This Ursus arctos isolate Adak ecotype North America unplaced genomic scaffold, UrsArc2.0 scaffold_5, whole genome shotgun sequence DNA region includes the following protein-coding sequences:
- the TAF7 gene encoding transcription initiation factor TFIID subunit 7, whose amino-acid sequence is MSKSKDDAPHELESQFILRLPPEYASTVRRAVQSGHVNLKDRLTIELHPDGRHGIVRVDRVPLASKLVDLPCVMESLKTIDKKTFYKTADICQMLVSTVDGDLYPPVEEPVATTDPKASKKKDKDKEKKFIWNHGITLPLKNVRKRRFRKTAKKKYIESPDVEKEVKRLLSTDAEAVSTRWEIIAEDETKETENQGLDVSSPGMSGHRQGHDSLEHDELREIFNDLSSSSEDEDETQHQDEEDINIIDTEEDLERQLQDKLNESDEQHQENEGTNQLVMGIQKQIDNMKGKLQETQDRAKRQEDLIMKVENLALKNRFQAVLDELKQKEDREKEQLSSLQEELESLLEK